In Besnoitia besnoiti strain Bb-Ger1 chromosome I, whole genome shotgun sequence, the genomic window GGATGAGCTGCGGCGACCCAGGATGTGCACCGCTAGTGTAAGCAGTCTCGTTCTGATTCGCGAGTGAGTAGTGGCTGCAGGAGCTGTATCCAAAACAAGTTTTTGTCCCGTTTTACCAGTCTGAGTGGACCGCAGCACTTAGAGGACCGTTGGGGGCGAAGGGACTGCATATTCTTGCCTTCGTGGTCATCGGGTGCACACGGCATTCATACATGCAGATACCAGTGCTGTTCTTACTTTGCAGGCAGATGGAGCTCCTCCTGAAATTGCTGAAGACGCCAAGGGGGTCTCTGGCGATTCAGCAGCTCGTCGATGCAGGACGGGTTAAGCAAGACCTTCTCCAAGCAGCGATAGAGAAGCACCGAAGGcagcaggagcagcagcCACACGGAGACGGCAGCTTGCCTAGCGTTAGCTCTGGTCCTGGAGCGACTACCCACGCCGGGCGAAGCGCTGTGCAGCCTGTTGACGGCGTCGTGCGGTTCCACGTAGGTCGGAACAGCGAGCAGTCGCTGCCTCACTCTTCACAAGGTCCAACTGCTGTCGAGTGCGTCGgcgggggcgacgcgccgtaTGCAGCATTGGGGGTGGGGCCGACCACGTCCTCGGCGAGTGGACAGTCGTTGGCTTCTTCGCTGGATCGCCGGGCTCCTGATGTGCACCAGGCGAAGCGAATGCGCGTGGGGACAGAGGCAAACTCTGGCACAGCCTCTCACGAAGACGCACCTGACTGCGAGGGGTTGCCAGCCTCAGGCTCCACTGGAGACGACCGCGTGTCAAAAcagtctgcgccggcgggacGCCCAGTGGCGCCTTCTGGTGGCGGTGCAGAGAATGAACTGCGTACGGGGTCGGACGGCAGtgaggcgcagagaaaacagcTCGAAGCTGGGGATGAAGAGCAAAGTGGCCTCCGAGGGCAGCGAAGTGAGAATGACACTGGCTCGTCACGAGCCACGCCTTTAGAATCGGGCACGTCGCCGGCTCAGAGAACGGAAGCTGGAGCAGGGCGTGCGGCTGCTTTTCCTCTAGCTAACGGTGCACTCGGTGCTGCCTCCTCCCTTGTTGACCcccgagcgacgcggaccGCCAGCACTGCTGCagggacgcagagggcgcccaACGGCACCAGTGGCggcagaagcggaggcaAAGGCGGCGCACCTGCAAGTTTCGCAGAGGCTttggcggggggagggggaagcCAAGTTTATAAAACGACTGCGCACGCGAGGGGAGGCGCACCGACTCACAGTGCGCTAGGATTGTTAAGCGGTGCCGGTGATGTGCCGGGACAAGCGAAAACACAACGCCCTGGCTTTATGAGAATGATGCGGACGTTGCTGTTGCGTCCCCAGGAGACAAGACAGGCAGAACCAGACATGTGGGGCGGAAGGGAGGCAGCAGTCGCGCTGGAGGTGACAACAGCTTGTCCACCTCCACACGGTGGGTCTTACTCTCCAGGTGTGAGCTCTAATCATCTGCTTGGTGGTGCGCGGTTTTCGTCCTGGTTGGTTGCGGCTCCCGAGTCGGGCTCCAATGCATGGCGCCTCGTTGGACAGAAGCGCCTGGCTGCGGGTGCGATCGGTCCACTGCATGATGCGCCGGCGCAAGCCGTTTCGATTGGAGGGTGTGACGATATAGGACAAGCTGCGGGAGTTGGACGGCGCGGACTGTCTCGAATGGAAGACCAGCAAGCTCTCGCTCTAAGATCAGGCCAGCTGTCCGCTCAACTGCGTGGACTTGACTCACAGGTCGCCCTCGTGGGGCGTGCCGCAGGCTGGTTCCCAGTTCCCACGGCACCCACGGGATGCTACAAGCCCCTGACGCGGGTGAACGGGAGATTGAACTTTAAGTATTACGCGGACGTCGCCGGAGGGGGCAACGCAGGCGCTGGGACTCTGACACCGAGCGTGTCAGCCGCCGGCCGAGTTGATTGTCTTGCAGCACGACGACGTCTAGGGCGATTGGACGGTCACATTCAGCGCCTGCTCGACAGCGCAGTGAGGCGCTTGAGCGGGGTGTACGGAAGGAGGTTTTtgctgcgcgacgagaagGCCATTGGAGACGCGATCAAGCAAGCGCTCAAAGACCGGCTACGGTGAGGTTGTACACGAGCCAGAGCAGCTCATGCGAAACTCTCAGCTGTGGCGTTGAGTGCTGGCGAGTTCACAGCAGCAAGAGTGCATAATGCAGCATAGTGCGGCGTCTCTTAGATATGCAACTTCCGGCAGTCTATGCGCCGTGGGAAAGATGCGTGCTCCGCCGATCAGGGTTTTTGGGCATTTGTAATTTCCTGGCTTGCGTGTCTCTTTGGCCTCTTCCGCGGGCAGGGCTATGGCGCCCAGCTTGTCTGCCCTCTCAGAGTACCGAGTCGACCGCCTCTTCcagcgtctctctgtcgaAAGCGGGCAATCAGAGGATGGCCCTCGCGGCCACACTGGGAATGGATTCGATTTTTCTGGAAGCGGGATGGGTGACGACGTATTCGCGGCCCCGCTGCAGGGCTCGGACGCGACTTCAAAATATTCTGGGTCCTCGCTCTGGGTAGGGGAGGAACATCCTGAGTCGGGAGGCCTCGAGAAGGCCGGTGCCGACACCTCTCCACACTTCCTCCACCGCTTCGTCGTCCGACAAGACGTCGAGGGGCTGCAGGCTTTCTTCCTGCAGAAGGAGAGTGACAGGCAACTGGTGAGAGACGTTGCCCAGACGCGGATTATGCATGTAGTGGAGACGTGCACGATGCTTCGATGGTGACGGTGTGCTGGAGAGCCTCTCAGCTGCAGTGAACACCGTCCCTCCCTCCGTCGTTTGTTACATGCCGCTTCTCGTGTTCAATCCCACAACTCATTTTATGAGCAGCCTCGTCGGCATAAGCTGAGAGAGGAGGGCATTACGGTTGTTACTGATAGGTGAATAGTTCTGTTTTAAGCGTTGTGAAAGCGTCCTCGGCAGCCCGTGCTTACATCGTCAATCTGGTCTCTGTGGGGGCAGATCCAGACAGTCGCAGTGTTGATGCGTAAGCGGTGAAATGCCGTCGACCATGCCGTCGCCGGGTCTGTTGATACATTAAGGTGGTTGCGGTGGCTGGTGTAGCGTTCTTCGGAGGATAGGCCCCtgttcctcttctgcggaaACAGCGGCGGTGcaaggcggcgaagggaaGCAGCGAGTCCCACGAGACACAAGCGTTGTGTACCGACGTCTGTGAATGATCGTCCCGATGGATGTCTCCTCAGGTGGAGCGGCTGCGGAAGCTCCAGGAGAGCCAACGGAGAAACAGAGGCAGTCGGGCGAGGCATCGAGCTGGAGCACCTGGCGCCGACACTGGAGGTGTTGGTGGAATGGCGACTCGCGATGACCTGCATAAGGATGGTCCCGGAGATGGCGTAAGGTTTCCttctggggggggggggggggggggtctcTACTCACtagtctgcgccgccgcgtcagtGACGGTTCGTCGCGGCTCGAGTTTGCGCGGCCTGCATTTTGTGGCGCACCAGCCGCCCCAGCGAAGCTGCTCGCTGGCAAAAAGTACAAGACACTGAAGCTGTAACACATCGAGGTAGCTTACTTTTCACGGACATCTCGATGCGTACAAACATGAATACTACTTCAATAGCATGTACAGGGGATTTCTGTTCTATTTTCCTCGGTCACTGGTGGCTGGCATAATGGAGACATCTTGCAGCGTGCGCGCGGACGATTTATCTCCTGGTCAGCTCGCGAGGGGCAAATCCTACTGTCTAAATAAAGTCtggcgacgcccgccagcgGGAGACGGTCTGTGGATTTCTTCGCCAGCATGCTTCAACAGCACCACAGCTGTTTTCAAAGCactgaagcagcagcagcagggaaTGACTCTCGTGGACGCGCGAACCCTCGCTGCTTCAAAATACGAACAGGTGATCTGTTGGATTTTTGCTGTTTTACAGGGTGACAATTTCACTGCGTTATTTGGAGGGCCAACGTCGGGAActaccgccgccgccgacggggcGCCAGGCCGAAGCGACTGGCCTTCTGTCTTCAGTCGATCTTTCGGTCCTCTTGGCAGCCCACAGTGGAAAACACGGAAGGCAGAGCAGCAACGCACGATAGCTCAGCTTCGACGGAatgtcgctgcggcggaagcgaaggcggTTGAGTTTGCCAAAGTGAGttgagagagaaaacaggcgaagagaggaagtaAACAACGACGGTAGACGCGGGAAATATGGGCGTGCTCCTGGCCCAGCTAAGGCAGCTACGTTTAGGTGAGATAAGGGCGTTATCCTTGACCGAGTCCCAACCTAGTGTGttgagaggcgacgaggatgGCGACGCGACAGGTGAACTGTGAGACGGGTGAATGGGCATCAGATGGCGGTATGGAATGACGGCGAATTTATAAAGAACTTGACCTGTGGGGGTGTCACACCTGCCTCCGCTCGAGCATGCGAGCCTGCAGTGGGCGCCACCAAATGAGGCTGGAGGGAAAACGACCGATACCTCCGGATACGCCTGTGCCGCCTGGGGAATCCACATTATTGCGTGAACCGTCACACACTGTTCACCATGGCAGGACGgctgggggggaggggggcggggagcAGAAAGGGTTGTGGCGCGACGATCGATGTAttacacacacatacacacaaaGGCTATCGCAGGTCTGCGCTTTGTCGTTTCATCTtgcatgcgtcgccgcctgcgtgtcCGATGTTTCCGATGCTTGCAGGTTGCGCATTCTCAGCGCTGCCTGCTTCTAAAAGTCACTGCACTCGACTTCAGAGCTTTCCTTCAGACCAGAACGGCAGCGTCTCTGTTCCCCGTGCAGTTCAGGTAGGCGTGACTAGAATGCTGGAGTGTTTTGCATCGTTTTTTCAGTAGGAGCGGATTCGAGATTGTGAGCGCAAACGGTGAGGTGTAGCTTCCATGGTTTACCCAGAGCACGCGAACCGGGAGCCGACACTCCGAGTCTCCCGTGACGCATTTTTCGGCGTCGTTCAGCTGCCTTGGAGGCGGGTGATAGGAAGGGCATGGGAGCATACGGAACTGTACGGGACGTGAGGCTGCATTCGGGGTGAAAATTGTTCTAGGTACGTCCACCGAGGAATAATTTTGAGATATCGCTGGAGCCACAGTCTCTCCCTCGAACTGAATATTCCGACTGCTCCGATGTACCCCCCCAGGGGCCTGCCTGGTAGTTCAACGctttgcgtttttttcgcaggCGAGGTGCTCAAAAGCGTGCCCTTGCGTGCGCTTCTCACTGTTCTCTCGCAGGATGCGACAATTGCAGTTAATTGAAGCGCTGCACTTCGATCTACAAGCACCCCTGGCTCGTGTCGCTCGGAGCCTTCTggtggcgcctccgccttcgcgcgcgtctctccagaATGCGCCAGGCCTGAGCGGTTCCTCGTCACCAGCGCCCGCTTTGTCGTCCGGGGCTACCTCTTCATCTtcgacagcgacggcagctcgggcagcggctgcagcgggaggcgcccGGGGATCCAGCGTAACCTTTGCCTCGCACCACGTTGGCTTCGCTGTGGGAGCTGGGTCAGCGCAAACTGCAGCTCCGCCCCCTGCGGCCGGTGTTAACGCTGTGACCAATCCTTGTGGTGTCAGCTCTACTGGTAGCGTCCCTGCTGGCGAAGCAGtgcaggcggagacacgaGATGGTCAGCCGCAGACACTGCACACTGGCGATGCATCGCAGGTTACGAAGTATGAATGGCGTGCGGACGGAGGGAACTCGCAACGGCAGCAATCTCAAGGCTTGGTGGAAGTTCCTCCTGTAGCGGGGGGCAGCAAGAAAACCACGACAAAAAGCCCGCGTGTCCGTGTACGAAAGAAAACAGCCGCAGTCAGTGGGGCAACAGGGCCAATCCAGCAAGCTGCCGTTTCCGGCTCACACAAAGATGGGCCGAGCGCTGGGCCGAATCCGTGCCGGGCTGGCAATCCCA contains:
- a CDS encoding hypothetical protein (encoded by transcript BESB_008890); the protein is MQQGSFHPPSSANQEGACGQHQPDAPAQNPNLRPQTAQFLPHGTVDSLVRGPLRHEVASTCGPVHAARQDSRQHPAHGGHQDLIGVRDAERQHTTAGPFRSGQSQQGLDQQYFYDQHKRMLSTQQQQSASQPRGQLVEENPERFKKYRIESEMPAKALHQLLHELEKNQLIKQQEVLRRAHALAAQQQGQGSPDERRQLTAASPQPGSTPAPPTSSSPTPGRMPSSVNAGGPHWLPSQRSRDTPSPGGFSSGLTVTTPWPSDSPSCGEPGEADPSTEQQNIAARASAHLRSLPKAEETGEVDGCNPSATAGGAVPQNGATSLTHAPQQQGAGPDNDSAGSVWGASSTGSGGGGAGVPSSDVSASASHGRGAGHPSYEKQMELLLKLLKTPRGSLAIQQLVDAGRVKQDLLQAAIEKHRRQQEQQPHGDGSLPSVSSGPGATTHAGRSAVQPVDGVVRFHVGRNSEQSLPHSSQGPTAVECVGGGDAPYAALGVGPTTSSASGQSLASSLDRRAPDVHQAKRMRVGTEANSGTASHEDAPDCEGLPASGSTGDDRVSKQSAPAGRPVAPSGGGAENELRTGSDGSEAQRKQLEAGDEEQSGLRGQRSENDTGSSRATPLESGTSPAQRTEAGAGRAAAFPLANGALGAASSLVDPRATRTASTAAGTQRAPNGTSGGRSGGKGGAPASFAEALAGGGGSQVYKTTAHARGGAPTHSALGLLSGAGDVPGQAKTQRPGFMRMMRTLLLRPQETRQAEPDMWGGREAAVALEVTTACPPPHGGSYSPGVSSNHLLGGARFSSWLVAAPESGSNAWRLVGQKRLAAGAIGPLHDAPAQAVSIGGCDDIGQAAGVGRRGLSRMEDQQALALRSGQLSAQLRGLDSQVALVGRAAGWFPVPTAPTGCYKPLTRVNGRLNFKYYADVAGGGNAGAGTLTPSVSAAGRVDCLAARRRLGRLDGHIQRLLDSAVRRLSGVYGRRFLLRDEKAIGDAIKQALKDRLRAMAPSLSALSEYRVDRLFQRLSVESGQSEDGPRGHTGNGFDFSGSGMGDDVFAAPLQGSDATSKYSGSSLWVGEEHPESGGLEKAGADTSPHFLHRFVVRQDVEGLQAFFLQKESDRQLVERLRKLQESQRRNRGSRARHRAGAPGADTGGVGGMATRDDLHKDGPGDGGDNFTALFGGPTSGTTAAADGAPGRSDWPSVFSRSFGPLGSPQWKTRKAEQQRTIAQLRRNVAAAEAKAVEFAKVAHSQRCLLLKVTALDFRAFLQTRTAASLFPVQFRMRQLQLIEALHFDLQAPLARVARSLLVAPPPSRASLQNAPGLSGSSSPAPALSSGATSSSSTATAARAAAAAGGARGSSVTFASHHVGFAVGAGSAQTAAPPPAAGVNAVTNPCGVSSTGSVPAGEAVQAETRDGQPQTLHTGDASQVTKYEWRADGGNSQRQQSQGLVEVPPVAGGSKKTTTKSPRVRVRKKTAAVSGATGPIQQAAVSGSHKDGPSAGPNPCRAGNPNATSSRTAVSETGQYATAGNDLSHQNQESSGADGGGVIDSLADLLGSGARAEDFALASSSIRGDERPKAGAEGIQESGAAGHKRGGVAGGSISAGTVKKGSTSQGDVSYGFGAVGSGSGSKGNIGKVSTAGRHPSADRYDNAGRADRDGTVTEPTNNREAAAAAPFFLRPWGGGSAPEEQTADEFGGAAGGVVIPDLDGEGEDEFI